A region from the Acipenser ruthenus chromosome 13, fAciRut3.2 maternal haplotype, whole genome shotgun sequence genome encodes:
- the LOC117418215 gene encoding G protein-coupled receptor kinase 5-like isoform X5 — translation MHFDRFLQWKWLERQPVTKNTFRQYRVLGKGGFGEVCACQVRATGKMYACKRLEKKRIKKRKGEAMALNEKQILEKVNSRFVVNLAYSYETKDALCLVLTIMNGGDLKFHIYSMGNPGFEEDRALFYSAEILCGLEDLHRECIVYRDLKPENILLDDDGHIRISDLGLAIKIPAGETIRGRVGTVGYMAPEVLNNQRYTTCPDYWGLGCLIYEMIAGQSPFRGRKEKVKRDEVDKRVLESEEVYSDKFSEEAKSVCKALLTKDPKERLGCKGESALEVKRHPFFKSIDFKRLEAGILQPPFVPDPRAVYCKDVLDIEQFSTVKGVNLDQTDDDFYSKFSTGCVSIPWQNEMIETECFKELNMFGPNGTLSPDLDRSYTPEPPKRGLLHRLFNRQHHHNNTNSPSNSKAHPNHHLNSNHVTSNSTGSS, via the exons ATGCACTTCGACAGGTTCCTGCAGTGGAAGTGGCTAGAAAG gcaaccGGTAACAAAGAACACATTTAGACAATACAGAGTACTAGGAAAAGGAGGCTTTGGCGAG GTGTGTGCATGCCAGGTACGAGCCACAGGAAAGATGTACGCGTGTAAAAGGTTAGAGAAGAAGCGAATAAAGAAGCGGAAAGGAGAAGCCATGGCGCTAAACGAGAAACAGATCCTAgagaaagtcaacagtagattTGTA GTTAATTTAGCCTATTCCTATGAAACAAAGGATGCACTGTGTCTAGTCTTGACCATAATGAACGGAGGTGACTTGAAGTTCCACATCTATAGCATGGGGAATCCTGGCTTCGAGGAGGACCGCGCCCTGTTCTATTCTGCAGAGATCCTGTGCGGCCTTGAAGATCTCCACCGAGAATGTATTGTTTACAG GGATTTGAAACCAGAAAACATCTTGTTGGACGATGATG GCCACATTAGGATATCTGATCTGGGGCTGGCTATCAAAATCCCAGCTGGAGAAACGATTCGGGGACGTGTCGGGACAGTGGGCTACATGG CTCCTGAAGTGCTGAACAACCAGCGTTACACCACGTGCCCTGATTACTGGGGCCTGGGCTGCCTGATCTACGAGATGATCGCGGGCCAGTCTCCATTCCGGGGGCGCAAGGAGAAGGTGAAGCGGGATGAGGTGGACAAGAGGGTCCTGGAGTCAGAGGAGGTCTACTCAGACAAGTTCTCAGAGGAGGCCAAGTCTGTCTGTAAAGCG ttgcTAACCAAAGACCCCAAGGAGAGACTGGGGTGTAAAGGAGAGTCTGCCTTAGAAGTAAAGCGACATCCCTTTTTTAAGTCTATTGATTTTAAACGATTAGAAGCTGGAATCTTGCAGCCCCCTTTTGTGCCTGAT CCCCGAGCTGTGTACTGTAAGGATGTGCTGGATATTGAACAGTTCTCCACTGTGAAGGGAGTCAACCTGGACCAAACAGACGACGACTTCTATTCTAAGTTTTCCACAGGGTGTGTGTCGATTCCTTGGCAGAATGAG ATGATCGAAACAGAATGTTTTAAAGAACTCAACATGTTCGGACCAAACGGAACCCTCTCCCCAGACCTCGATAGGAGCTACACCCCCGAGCCCCCCAAGAGAGGACTGCTGCATCGGCTCTTCAACCGGCAG
- the LOC117418215 gene encoding G protein-coupled receptor kinase 5-like isoform X4 has protein sequence MSPDFISEIDEDIVRQTKEKFENSPCKELFCHCVKSVQDYLSGEPFREYQNSMHFDRFLQWKWLERQPVTKNTFRQYRVLGKGGFGEVCACQVRATGKMYACKRLEKKRIKKRKGEAMALNEKQILEKVNSRFVVNLAYSYETKDALCLVLTIMNGGDLKFHIYSMGNPGFEEDRALFYSAEILCGLEDLHRECIVYRDLKPENILLDDDGHIRISDLGLAIKIPAGETIRGRVGTVGYMAPEVLNNQRYTTCPDYWGLGCLIYEMIAGQSPFRGRKEKVKRDEVDKRVLESEEVYSDKFSEEAKSVCKALLTKDPKERLGCKGESALEVKRHPFFKSIDFKRLEAGILQPPFVPDPRAVYCKDVLDIEQFSTVKGVNLDQTDDDFYSKFSTGCVSIPWQNEMIETECFKELNMFGPNGTLSPDLDRSYTPEPPKRGLLHRLFNRQHHHNNTNSPSNSKAHPNHHLNSNHVTSNSTGSS, from the exons atG TCCCCAGATTTCATATCTGAAATCGATGAAGACATTGTCCGTCAAACGAAAGAAAAGTTTGAAAACAGTCCCTGCAAGGAGCTCTTCTGTCACTGTGTAAA ATCCGTCCAAGACTACCTGAGCGGAGAGCCGTTCCGAGAATACCAGAACAGCATGCACTTCGACAGGTTCCTGCAGTGGAAGTGGCTAGAAAG gcaaccGGTAACAAAGAACACATTTAGACAATACAGAGTACTAGGAAAAGGAGGCTTTGGCGAG GTGTGTGCATGCCAGGTACGAGCCACAGGAAAGATGTACGCGTGTAAAAGGTTAGAGAAGAAGCGAATAAAGAAGCGGAAAGGAGAAGCCATGGCGCTAAACGAGAAACAGATCCTAgagaaagtcaacagtagattTGTA GTTAATTTAGCCTATTCCTATGAAACAAAGGATGCACTGTGTCTAGTCTTGACCATAATGAACGGAGGTGACTTGAAGTTCCACATCTATAGCATGGGGAATCCTGGCTTCGAGGAGGACCGCGCCCTGTTCTATTCTGCAGAGATCCTGTGCGGCCTTGAAGATCTCCACCGAGAATGTATTGTTTACAG GGATTTGAAACCAGAAAACATCTTGTTGGACGATGATG GCCACATTAGGATATCTGATCTGGGGCTGGCTATCAAAATCCCAGCTGGAGAAACGATTCGGGGACGTGTCGGGACAGTGGGCTACATGG CTCCTGAAGTGCTGAACAACCAGCGTTACACCACGTGCCCTGATTACTGGGGCCTGGGCTGCCTGATCTACGAGATGATCGCGGGCCAGTCTCCATTCCGGGGGCGCAAGGAGAAGGTGAAGCGGGATGAGGTGGACAAGAGGGTCCTGGAGTCAGAGGAGGTCTACTCAGACAAGTTCTCAGAGGAGGCCAAGTCTGTCTGTAAAGCG ttgcTAACCAAAGACCCCAAGGAGAGACTGGGGTGTAAAGGAGAGTCTGCCTTAGAAGTAAAGCGACATCCCTTTTTTAAGTCTATTGATTTTAAACGATTAGAAGCTGGAATCTTGCAGCCCCCTTTTGTGCCTGAT CCCCGAGCTGTGTACTGTAAGGATGTGCTGGATATTGAACAGTTCTCCACTGTGAAGGGAGTCAACCTGGACCAAACAGACGACGACTTCTATTCTAAGTTTTCCACAGGGTGTGTGTCGATTCCTTGGCAGAATGAG ATGATCGAAACAGAATGTTTTAAAGAACTCAACATGTTCGGACCAAACGGAACCCTCTCCCCAGACCTCGATAGGAGCTACACCCCCGAGCCCCCCAAGAGAGGACTGCTGCATCGGCTCTTCAACCGGCAG